AAGTTTTGTGTCCcaaaaagcttgcaatctaattTATATAAGTAAACACCTGGAGTagtgaaatcagtgacaaatctGTAACTATGCTTTCCTATATATTAAATCCTGTCAAGTAATATTTGTACTGTTTCTTTAACACTGCAGCAGGAAGCCAGGTCAGTGGGACAGAGGTGGAGCAAGGTTTGGGCAAAAGGTTACAAGTGAAACATACGAGCTTTAATAAGGAGCATAATTCTCCACGTGTGTGGTTATTTACACTAATGCAAAATAAATGTAAGTTGCTATCATTCCTATTCAATAGCATTTTACATTTACTTTGCAATTATGTAAATGGCATCATAAAgttcagggcaatggagaatcaggcctaaaaTGGTTTCCTTATTCTAATCAAGTTCCTTGTTTAGTATTAGAAGACAGtgactttctgtgtttttttttttaaccagtcaCAAGGCAAGTAGTAGTAGTAATCAAAATTCTAAACAATTAATTGATGTTACTCCACTCTACGCTAACCAAGCATAAATTTTCAGTTCCTCCACTGATTCACTGTAccttgaaaaaggaaaataagaaatGTCTCAAACATGtaatagaacagaaaatatttGTGCATGTCCTAtacccatcttttttttttatttcaccatttctttttgttcccaaagatactgcagtttgaaaaaattgttttctccAGTTCCACAGCCAAAAAACAAATTTGATGAACTTTTCCAACTGTCTGATAAAAATATACAGGTACATTTTTCTTATATAAAATTTGTTGATTGTAAGGATCTATCACAGACTGGAAGGTCTGGCACAAAACGTCGAGGTTTGCATTtcaatttacaaatattaaaacagTTTGATGTGAATTCTTCTTTGCTGTTGTTCAGTGTTATGTGCTGTTAAACAGTTGTTCCAGCCCACTGGTTCTCCCACTCTAATGCTGAGTGACTATTGATACCGGTCAATTACAGGTATATAGATGTTTGTAATTCTGACCAGTGTCACGTGATTAGGGTCAAAACATAAAGATAATTCTTTTGCCAGCCCTGCTGTGTTGCTTCTTCATACCGTCTTAAtatgcttgagtaaggactgcagaattccCATTCACATTcattggagttttgcctgagtaaaaactgTAAGAACCAAAGTGTTTCACCCTTTATCTACAATCTATTTGGATTAATAGAAAACTAGACAACAGAGAGACATTCACAGACTGAgaataactttatttttctttaccaTGTCTGGGAGAACTGAAAGAGAAGTTCAGTATTCAAATCACCTCCTTTGGTTTTATTCAGTTTGACATGGCTAGTTGACATTTAGCTCTTGACTATCACGTCAATAGTGTTGAAATAAACAAGACTGGCTCTTAGCTGGAAGATATTAATTTATTGTTTTCTGGAAACATCTTTTACATTGCAAAACAATGTAATGTTGATTTTGCCTTTGAGGTATCATAATACTGGTATACCCAATGTTGTTTTCCTCTTAATGATAACTCTCTGATAACCAAGAGGTGGGattataaagaaaaattaaaggaaaaaaaggaaataattccATTAAATACCTTTAACCGTTAAATGAATAAACTGAAGTCTCAAGTGGTAAATCTCTAATTAATCTCATGCATGAAACtaaagggagatttttttttcttcccttcaatAGAGGGAATGTATGGATCTACCACCAACAaaatatgaaactgaagaaaTAACTACTGTTGAAGAAATTAAATAACTTCTAAAAGCAAAACGAAGCACTTGGATTCCCCAACTCAAACAACTACAAATCCTCATGGCAATTTTGTATGTTTTACACACTCGTTCCCTTTCTCTTCCCTACAGATACTGCCAAACACTTACATTATAAGACCCTGTATTTAGtttcttataactttgtcaaatttGAATCCTTTGGACAGAAGCTTTTCCATGCTGCATGTCTACTTGAGGGTGAATATTCTtggagtgtttaaaaaaaaccatttcAGTAATTTGTTAGAACaactttagggaaaaaaataagttattttgcccatattaaaaaaccTCTTACAACGTTTTCATTGACAATCTCTAGTGCTTCCTTGCTTTGACACTGGTGGAAATTCAGCAGGTGTGCTGCTGTGATGACAGGAATGTGCTTTATTCATCCTTATGAATATcagcccaaatttggccaagttattaACCCTTGAAAAATCATGGTTCACACATGCGAAGTAGAGACTTGTTAAAGAGTTTGGCAGCCAAACTTCTTTAGGTTCTCACATCAGACTATGTCTAAATCTTggtgattctttctgcataacatctctaagatacatcTTTTTCTATCCATCCTCACAGCTAAAACTCTAATCCAGGCCCTCATGATCTTACGACTTGATTATTGCACCATCTTTTTCTCTGGCATTAAGAAATGCAAACTTTACCCACTattatccattcagaatgctgctgcaaagatcatttacttaaatcctaccccatttacactgctgTTCACTCTTTTAGttgtccaatcactgctaacctttctggtgaaaactgaaacaaaaaaggcatttaatacATGAGccattgctgtgttttctgttaTTGTATTTCCCTCCTCATTCAGTAATGGGcctagcatagaatcatagaatattagggttggaagggacttcaggaggtcatctagtccaaccccctgctcaaagcaggaccaacaccaactaaatcatcccagctaaggctttgtcaagctgggccttaaaaacctctagggatggagattccaccacctccctagatagcccattccagtgcttcaccaccctcctagtgaaatagtgttttctaatatccaatctagacctccccactgcaacttaggaccattgcttcttgttctgtcatctgccaccactgagaacagcctcttTGGAACTTTGGAACTTCCCTTCAGGTTGAAGGCtcctattaaatcccccctcactcttctcttctgcagattaaataaccccagttccctcagcctctcctcataagtcataccccagccccctaatcattttagttgccctctgctggactctctccaatttgtccacatcccttccgtagtggggggaccaaaactggacacaatactccaggtgtggcctcaccagtgccgaatagaggggaataatcacttcccttgatctgctggcaatgcttctactaatacagcccaatatgccattggccttcttggcaacaagggcacactgctgactcatatccagcttctcctccactgtaatccccaggtccttttctgcagaactgatgctTAGCCAggcggtccccagcctgtagcagtgcatgggattcttccttcctacgtgcaggaaggaagaatccctgcacttgtccttgttgaacctcatcagatttcttttggcccaatcctccaatttggctAGGTCACtatggaccctatccctaccctccagcattatctacctttcctcacagcttagtgtcatccgcaaacttgctgagggtgcaatccatcccatcatccagatcattattaaagatgttgaacaaaaccggccccaggaccgacccctgtccttggtctttctcttgcttctaacttatttgtaaaatattttcttgttacacTTTATGTCCCTAGTTAGGCCAAGgaacaaaatgagattaaactttctaattttgtccctatatgcttgtgttggtttttttaaattgtaacctTTCTGacaggtggagctggcagcagccagggccaagttcaatatctaggggttccttttcaacaatacaacacagaaccggctcgagCCTCCACTCAATAACATGGGAAAATTACACATCACCCCGGGGCGCCtgaaaggcaatacttccccactcgcaagcatgGAGTCTGAgtatagaaaagaaacttttaatgaaaggagagaagtcactcaacattaattagggaaaatgccacaagcaggattcataaacctaaatctgtgagcaggacacccaccccagagtgggaggggcagtgccttctgcctcatgttctacAACAaaaagttcctttactgtgcccacctctgctccctcaccatatcCCACTCACAGtagttgtccttggtcagtgaggacccagggttcagaaaTATATTTGTGTGAGTCCACCTCCCACCCGGTGAAAAAGATACCTGGCTTGCTccgccatctgagcacttgctctggctggccacCCTGCCAACTGCTGCTTCTCGTTGTCTGCAGCCGGCCAACTGCTCACCACTTTTTCCGGCTGACTGCTTGCCACTTTCACTGTCTGCTCCCACCGGCCACCCATCAGTCACCTTCCACTGCCACTTGTCTCTCAACTGTAACCTCTGTaggtcagtctcttagtgatttttttAAGCTCTCAGTAGGATGGGCAGAAACACTGCTctaccacaagtgatttcagctgtcGTTGAGTACTTAAcataacaaaaggctcctaatgatGCCTATTTAGCTTCATCTTTAAACACTGGGGAGGAACAGGGTAAACCAGACCAGGGACCTTTAAGAAAAGTCCACACTTACCATCTGGGATACCTATCCCCATGCCTCTTACTTTCACAAGGCTCTGGCAATCGAGCACCTGGCTTaacgaggtcctttcagctgagggtgaccccctcatttgggacaggttaagcacagttctgctcccctttattcatacagcAAAGACAACAATATTGATAACATCATTTCAttcccctgcattcagtactaaagtgatttgtagcCCAACACCAgacaaagttgatcactttgagcaacaccgcACTATCTGCTTGATATCTAAGCAGAGTAGGTGTGCTCATGCAAATACaatttgctcctgaagtctctctctctcccagctagctgtcaggggagagttcattcagaccttgcttacatcagattcatcctttgtaattagacctagtttccactctttgtatgactctttttccagtttcaggtcattgaatCTCTCTTGATTAAGCCTAATAACTAGGCCAACATACAGTATTTATAAATTGTTAGAGTGGCTCTACTTCCATCAGCCTTTTCCTATAAGTTTCCTCCTGGCAGCCAGGAGACACTGTGGTGCCTGacacaggaactgagagcagggagactctcCTGTGCTCTGTGACATCTAGGAGGAATCAGCCTGATtggaatgcagaggggacagagaCAGGCTCCAGGAAGGCCTAGGCCAGGGCAGAGATAGCCTGTCCTGGAGCAGGTTTGAAATGGGGCAGGCTTTGGAGGGATGGGGATAAGGGCTGAGACCAGGACTGCATTCTAAAGGCAGGGGCAGATAGAGTGAAAAGGGAAAGTATCTGTAATCACTAAAGaacacccccccctcctccccccctcccccccggcctccCTGAGCCTGGACTAGAATCAAGGATTTTTGAGTCTGATCATTCTTCTGCTGTCTAGCaaatatttatgacaccctctgGCAAAGTGTCTTATCTCACTTTTGTGGCTGGTCCACATAGCAGTAGCTGGTGGTTATTttctatcagttactccattgtATTTTAAGTGGTAGAAATCAGTGTTCTGGATCTAAAGGTTACAGTCTTTGCTGATAACCCATGTAAAGGGTCTATATGGTTCCACACAATTCAgtttattttcagtttgtttttttctttttgttttttgaaacctAGGATATTCATACAAAACTGTTAAAATTAACATACATTACAAAGTGCACTCATACATAAGGAAATGCCTGAATAAAGGCTGCCTGTGAAACCTAAATTTGACCCCTTGTACATAAGTATTGTTatagtctttaatgacatgatcataTTCTATTTTCTTCCCACAAGACCACAGCTTCATTTGGTGTATAAGACAGATATTGCTCACTGAGCTGATATgtattcaacatttttttttaaactcagtacTAAACATATGCTTACAtctgtttcacaaacattaacaaatttatcttcacaacctGCCAGTGAAGAAAGGAGGTATTATTCACCCCTTTACATAAGTGCAACTGAAGAGCAGAAAATAATAAGGCTAAAATGGTCACATGtacactaattttggatgcccaacttgagatgtttagggcctgatttttcagggtACATGTCTTATTGCTATCAAACTGAGTTGGCATATACATAACCATTGTAAAAAAATGATTCATAATGTCCAGTGAAACACATCTGTGAAAATTAAGAGGGAGGAAAGTATTCAGTATGCAAATAGTTGATATATTTAAGGGCTAGCTTTGTGAAAACTGGCTAGTTTTTAtactttttgaaattttccattattCAGCATGTACAGCTGGTACCTACTACTGCCATTAGTCAGTCTTTTGGGCGTTCCAATTAAAAACTCTTTTTGGGTGTAAATTTCTGAACATCTCAATGTTGCCTATTTTCctagggctttttttaaaaaaaaaaaaaaaagtttaaactgTGATTGGATATGTTTGAATAGAAATTGGTTGTTGCaataatacagaaaacaaaaattgttagATGTCTCATTTATTGAGTTCTGTGTTCCCACACTGTATAATCACACAAAGCTGCTGTTGCTAAATATGATAAAGAACCATAGAAAGCATGAAAAGTGATACAAGCTGTAATTTACAGCAGAGATGAAGGGGATGCAAGTTCCATCAACACTTCCTTAAAAAAAATTGGGTCCCCTCgtccagtttgtgtgtgtatatataaacattTCAATACCATACCAATCACAGTGGCTGCTCCAGTGCTAGCAGCAGATTTTGGTCTTTTCTTAGCCCTgctctacactaggattttaggtcgaatttagcagcgttaaatcgatgtaaacctgcaccgtccacacgatgaagccctttatttcgacttaaagggctcttaaaatcgatttccttactccaccccgacaagtggattagcgcttaaatcggccttgccaggtcgaatttggggtactgtggacacaattcgacggtattggcctccgggagctatcccagagtgctccattgtgaccgctctggacagcactctcaactcagatgcactggccaggtagacaggaaaagaactgcgaacttttgaatctcatttcctgtttggccagcgtggcatgctgcaggtgaccatgcagagctcatcagcagaggtgaccatgatggagtcccagaatcgcaaaagagctccagcatggactgaacgggaggtacgggatctgatcgctgtatggggacaggaactccgttccagttttcgaaatgccaaaacctttgtcaaaatctcccagggcatgaaggacagaggccataacagggacccgaagcagtgctgcgtgaaactgaaggagctgaggcaagcctaccagaaaaccagaggggcgaacggccgctccgggtcagagccccaaacatgctgcttctgtgatgagctgcatgccattttagggggttcagccaccactaccccagccgtgttgtttgactccttcaatggagatggaggcaacacggaagcaggttttggggacgaagaagatgatgatgatgttgtagATAGCttacagcaagcaagcggagaaaccggttttcccgacagccaggaactgtttctcaccctggacctggagccagtaccccccgaacccacccaaggttgCCTCCttgacccagcaggcggagaagggacctccggtgagtgtaccttttaaaatactatacatggtttaaaagcaagcatgtgaaaggattactttgccctggcattcgcggctctcctggatgtactcccaaagcctttgcaaaaggtttctggggagggcagccttattgcgtccttcatggtaggacactttaccactccaggccagtaacacgtactcgggaatcattgtacaacaaagcattgcagtgtatgtttgctggcgttcaaacaacatccgttctttatctctctgtgttatcctcaggagagtgagatatcattcatggtcacctggttgaaatagggtgcttttcttcagggaacactcagaggagcccgttcctgctgggctatttgcctgtggctgaacagaaatggggaaggttgagggggtagccacgcggtagggggaggcaaaatgcgaccttgtaacgaaagcacatgtgctatgtatgtaatgttaacagcaaggtttaccctgaaagagtgtagcttTTCACCCCAGGTGGGTCTTGAAATCACAATGCCTAACTTAGGAGGCCAATGCCTTATCCATTAGGCCActgccactgttttataaaatgtgcctttttaaataccgctgtccctttttttttctccaccagctgcatgtgtttcaatgatcacaggatcttctccttcccagaggctagtgaagattagaaagaaaaaaaaaaacgcactcgtgattaaatgttctctgagctcatgctgtcctcccacactgacagaggacagatgaatgcgtggaggcaaataatgtcagagtgcaggaaagcacaaaatgaccgggaggagaggtggcgggctgaagagagtaagtggcaggctgaagagaggaagtggcgggctgaagacagggctgaagctcaaatgtggcagcagcgtgatgagaggaggcaggattcaatgctgaggctgctgaaggaccaaaccagtatgctccagtgtatggttgagctgcagcaaaggcagttggagcacagactgccactacagcccctgtgtaaccaaccgccctcctccccaagttccatagcctccacacccagacgcccaagaacgcggtgggggggccaccggccaaccagccactccgccacagaggattgcccaaaaaaaagaaggctggcattcaataaattttaaagttgtaaacttttaaagtgctgtgtggcattttccttccctcctccaccacccctcctgagctaccttggtagtcatccccctatttgtgtgatgaatgaataaagaatgcatgaatgtgaagcaacaatgactttattgcctctgcaagcaacgattaaagggaggaggggaggatggatagcttgcagggaagtagagtgaaccaaggggcggggggtttcatcaaggagaaacaaagagaactttcacaccctagcctggccagtcatgaaactggttttcaaagcttctctgatgcgtaccgcgccctcctgtgctcttctaaccgccctggtgtctgtgcacgtaaccagcagccaggcgatttgcctcaacctcccaccctgccataaacgtctcccccttactctcacagatattgtggagcacacagcaagcagtaataacagtgggaacattggtttcgctgaggtctaagcgagtcagtaaactgcgccagcgcgcctttaaacgtccaaatgcacattctaccaccattctgcacttgttcagcctgtagttgaacagctcctgactactgtccaggctgcctgtgtacggcttcatgagccatggcattaaggggtagactgggtccccaaggataactataggcatttcaacgtccccaacagttattttctggtctgggaataaagtcccttcctgcagcttttgaaacagaccagagttcctgaagatgcgagcgtcatgtacctttcccggccatcccacgttgatgt
The Eretmochelys imbricata isolate rEreImb1 chromosome 1, rEreImb1.hap1, whole genome shotgun sequence DNA segment above includes these coding regions:
- the LOC144258989 gene encoding uncharacterized protein LOC144258989: MLQVTMQSSSAEVTMMESQNRKRAPAWTEREVRDLIAVWGQELRSSFRNAKTFVKISQGMKDRGHNRDPKQCCVKLKELRQAYQKTRGANGRSGSEPQTCCFCDELHAILGGSATTTPAVLFDSFNGDGGNTEAGFGDEEDDDDVVDSLQQASGETGFPDSQELFLTLDLEPVPPEPTQGCLLDPAGGEGTSAACVSMITGSSPSQRLVKIRKKKKNALVIKCSLSSCCPPTLTEDR